The following proteins are co-located in the Paludibaculum fermentans genome:
- a CDS encoding YajQ family cyclic di-GMP-binding protein, which translates to MPDNSFDIVSKVEIPEVMNAIQQATKEVIQRYDLKDSKSTIELNEKELTITLTSSGDFQIKAVLEILQSKLVKRQVPLKAFTYGNIQPTAGTRVRQEITMQQGIASEKAKEIVKVIKDSKKKAQAAIQGDLVRVSAKDRDTLQEVIALLKSKDFGIDMQFTNYRSN; encoded by the coding sequence ATGCCCGACAATTCATTTGACATCGTCTCCAAAGTGGAGATTCCCGAGGTTATGAACGCGATCCAGCAGGCGACCAAGGAAGTGATCCAGCGGTATGACCTGAAGGATTCGAAGAGCACGATCGAGCTCAACGAGAAAGAGCTCACGATCACGCTGACGTCCTCCGGCGACTTCCAGATCAAAGCTGTCCTGGAGATTCTGCAGTCGAAGCTGGTGAAGCGGCAGGTGCCGTTGAAGGCCTTTACTTACGGCAACATCCAGCCGACGGCCGGCACGCGCGTGCGGCAGGAGATCACCATGCAGCAGGGGATCGCCTCGGAAAAGGCCAAAGAGATCGTGAAGGTGATCAAGGACTCGAAGAAGAAGGCGCAGGCGGCCATCCAGGGGGATTTGGTGCGCGTCTCCGCAAAAGATCGCGACACGCTGCAGGAAGTCATTGCGTTGTTGAAGTCAAAGGACTTCGGCATCGACATGCAGTTCACGAACTACCGTTCGAACTGA
- a CDS encoding response regulator, which produces MSSPVRVLLADDSPHAQRMGERILREEGYEVVTITEGDTVLVRLADVDPDLVLADVFLPQKSGYEICRYIKSSEKHRHAGVVLIAGLLEPVDEEEARRAGCDAVLKKPFEASVVLETIKPLIDKARFARGLFSDTVPPPPPPEEPAAVVVMPPRPELDPEAIRAAVTIALDRSLPAIVEEITGKILIALGH; this is translated from the coding sequence TTGTCTTCACCAGTTCGCGTTCTACTCGCTGACGACAGCCCGCATGCCCAGCGCATGGGGGAGCGGATTCTCCGCGAGGAAGGGTACGAGGTCGTCACCATTACAGAGGGCGACACGGTGCTGGTGCGCCTGGCGGATGTGGACCCGGATCTGGTGCTGGCGGACGTATTCCTGCCGCAAAAGTCGGGGTACGAGATTTGCCGGTATATTAAGAGCAGCGAGAAGCACCGGCATGCCGGTGTTGTACTGATCGCCGGCCTGTTGGAGCCGGTGGACGAGGAAGAGGCACGGCGGGCCGGGTGCGACGCCGTGCTGAAGAAGCCGTTTGAGGCTTCCGTGGTGCTGGAGACGATCAAACCGCTGATCGACAAGGCGCGGTTTGCGCGAGGGCTGTTCAGCGACACGGTGCCGCCGCCTCCGCCGCCGGAAGAGCCCGCGGCCGTGGTGGTGATGCCACCGCGTCCGGAGCTGGATCCCGAAGCGATTCGCGCCGCTGTTACAATTGCATTGGACCGTAGTCTCCCGGCGATCGTGGAAGAAATCACTGGAAAAATCCTGATCGCTCTGGGACACTAG
- the bamD gene encoding outer membrane protein assembly factor BamD, whose product MIFSRNRSAQWIAAVLVCLFAVFGAGCRGKKYENPITKDTEQPDKVLFDKAVKDIERGRYEVARLTLNTLMNTYDTSEFLAKSKLAIADSWMREGGTHAFAQAEAEYKDFILFYPTLEESAEAQMKVCDIHYKQMEKPDRDPTHVMRAEEECRTLLTNFPNSRYAPEAAQRLRDIQEVSSEGEFRVGAFYHHKGSFPAAANRLQTVTDHYPLYSGSDQALWLSGDSYSHMGPRFKQKSIASYQKIVRDYPLSPMADQAKDKLKEMEAEIPEPDPVAYARMKYELENQAKKGMMSKAWAPFSKDPDVTMAAKSGQPAMTNLRPSIPASVPVPAGAVGGNTDITISTNPTGGTSQLDTQPDARATQPAAAQTPTTPQAAAPAAANPNEMIPTNHQMPAQKKGKAKKAPKQDKKKAAATTTPAATEEKK is encoded by the coding sequence ATGATCTTCTCCAGGAACCGCTCGGCGCAATGGATCGCCGCCGTACTCGTCTGCCTGTTTGCCGTGTTTGGCGCAGGCTGCCGTGGGAAGAAGTACGAAAACCCGATCACGAAAGACACCGAGCAACCCGATAAGGTTTTGTTCGACAAGGCCGTGAAGGACATTGAGCGGGGCCGTTATGAAGTGGCCCGCCTGACCCTGAACACGTTGATGAATACGTACGACACCAGCGAGTTTCTGGCCAAGTCCAAGCTGGCGATCGCCGATTCGTGGATGAGGGAAGGCGGTACGCACGCTTTTGCCCAGGCGGAAGCTGAGTACAAGGACTTCATTCTGTTCTACCCGACCCTGGAAGAGTCGGCCGAAGCGCAGATGAAGGTCTGCGACATCCACTACAAACAGATGGAGAAGCCGGACCGCGATCCGACGCACGTGATGCGGGCCGAGGAAGAGTGCCGGACGCTGCTGACGAACTTCCCGAATTCGCGCTACGCGCCGGAAGCGGCGCAGCGGCTGCGCGACATCCAGGAAGTGTCGAGCGAGGGTGAGTTCCGGGTGGGCGCGTTCTACCATCACAAGGGGTCGTTCCCGGCGGCGGCCAACCGCCTGCAGACGGTGACGGACCACTACCCGCTCTACAGCGGGTCGGACCAGGCACTTTGGCTCTCGGGCGACAGCTACAGCCACATGGGGCCGCGCTTCAAGCAGAAGAGCATCGCGTCGTACCAGAAGATTGTCCGCGATTACCCCCTGAGCCCGATGGCGGATCAAGCCAAGGACAAGCTCAAGGAGATGGAAGCGGAGATTCCCGAGCCGGATCCGGTGGCTTACGCCCGGATGAAGTACGAGTTGGAGAATCAGGCCAAGAAGGGCATGATGAGCAAGGCGTGGGCTCCTTTCTCGAAGGATCCTGACGTGACGATGGCCGCCAAGTCGGGCCAGCCCGCCATGACCAACCTGCGGCCCTCGATCCCGGCCAGCGTGCCGGTGCCCGCGGGTGCAGTCGGCGGCAATACCGACATCACCATCAGCACGAATCCGACGGGCGGCACTTCGCAACTGGATACGCAGCCGGATGCCCGTGCGACTCAGCCAGCGGCTGCGCAGACGCCGACTACGCCGCAGGCGGCTGCTCCTGCCGCCGCGAATCCGAACGAGATGATTCCGACGAACCATCAGATGCCGGCCCAGAAGAAGGGGAAGGCTAAGAAGGCTCCGAAGCAGGACAAGAAGAAGGCCGCCGCGACGACGACTCCGGCGGCCACCGAGGAAAAGAAGTAA
- the rpe gene encoding ribulose-phosphate 3-epimerase yields the protein MIEILPSLLAADFARLGEQIAQVTEAGVNFLHFDVMDGHFVPNISFGVPVLQSLRKSTKLAIDVHLMIEDADTYAPMFVAAGADCVSVHQEACPHLDRTIRMIQSEGARAGVVLNPATPLVTVENVLPLVDYILLMSVNPGFGGQSFIPYVLEKVRALREQRERLGLSFSIEIDGGVSVDNVGRVAEAGVDWVVAGSSVFGAPNPAHAVTAMRQAAMDAVARRV from the coding sequence ATGATCGAAATCCTGCCGTCCCTTCTGGCCGCGGACTTCGCTCGCCTTGGCGAACAGATCGCCCAGGTGACCGAAGCGGGGGTGAATTTTCTGCATTTCGACGTGATGGACGGGCATTTTGTGCCCAACATTTCGTTTGGCGTGCCGGTGCTGCAGTCGTTGCGGAAGAGCACGAAGCTGGCCATTGATGTCCACTTAATGATTGAAGACGCAGATACTTACGCGCCGATGTTCGTTGCGGCCGGCGCGGACTGCGTATCGGTTCACCAGGAAGCGTGCCCACATCTGGACAGAACGATCCGGATGATCCAAAGCGAAGGGGCGCGCGCCGGGGTGGTGCTGAATCCGGCGACTCCGCTCGTGACAGTGGAGAATGTCCTGCCCCTGGTGGACTACATTCTGCTGATGAGTGTGAATCCCGGGTTTGGGGGGCAATCGTTTATCCCCTACGTTCTGGAGAAGGTTCGCGCGCTGCGCGAGCAACGGGAACGGCTGGGACTGAGTTTTTCCATTGAGATCGACGGAGGTGTCTCAGTGGACAATGTAGGTAGGGTCGCCGAAGCAGGAGTGGACTGGGTTGTTGCCGGTTCCAGTGTTTTTGGCGCTCCGAATCCGGCCCATGCCGTTACTGCCATGCGGCAGGCGGCCATGGACGCCGTGGCCCGCAGGGTGTGA
- a CDS encoding transcription antitermination factor NusB, with protein sequence MTPARRIAFEILGAVDRGGFAADLLDERIVRLDARDAGLVTQIVFGVLRRRAQLDYLITQAASRPVSKMDSSVVRALRMGAFQLRFLSKIPPHAAVGESVDLVKMAGKQSAAGFANAVLRRLPEIPAEWPSDEVRYSMPEWLWARWRKNLGGAAAVLVAEAGLHEPETWLRTASGETVAGDTLEGPVPEGSRVMDVGSQSIVPYLQLQEGQRFLDLCAAPGNKTLQAMETPVKVVACDSSAARLRAFMAQCPRVQLDAEKALPFGRVFDRILVDAPCSGTGTLARNPEIRWRLAPEEITRQAERQIRILRNALACLRPGGRLVYSTCSLEPEENKEVVNRVAAARVQRVVQRLPGRDPGDGFFAAVLVQPE encoded by the coding sequence GTGACCCCTGCGCGCCGTATCGCTTTCGAGATCCTTGGCGCGGTGGACAGAGGGGGATTTGCCGCCGATCTGTTGGATGAGCGCATTGTGCGCCTGGACGCCCGCGACGCGGGGTTGGTCACTCAGATTGTATTTGGCGTCCTCCGCCGCCGCGCCCAGTTGGACTACCTGATCACCCAAGCCGCCTCGCGGCCGGTGTCGAAAATGGACTCTTCCGTCGTGCGCGCCCTGCGCATGGGCGCGTTCCAACTGCGCTTTCTGTCGAAGATTCCGCCGCATGCCGCTGTGGGCGAGAGTGTGGACCTGGTCAAGATGGCGGGGAAGCAGTCGGCCGCGGGCTTTGCGAATGCGGTGCTGCGGCGGCTGCCGGAGATTCCGGCGGAGTGGCCGTCGGATGAAGTCCGGTACTCCATGCCGGAGTGGCTGTGGGCGCGCTGGCGCAAGAACCTGGGCGGCGCGGCGGCTGTGCTGGTGGCCGAAGCGGGACTGCACGAGCCGGAGACCTGGCTGCGTACCGCGAGTGGCGAAACCGTTGCCGGCGACACCCTGGAGGGGCCGGTGCCGGAGGGTTCACGGGTAATGGACGTGGGGTCGCAGTCGATTGTGCCCTACCTGCAACTGCAAGAGGGTCAACGATTTCTGGATCTGTGCGCGGCTCCGGGCAACAAGACGCTGCAGGCCATGGAGACGCCGGTGAAGGTGGTGGCGTGCGATTCCAGCGCGGCGCGTCTGAGGGCGTTCATGGCGCAATGTCCGCGGGTTCAACTGGATGCGGAGAAGGCGCTGCCGTTCGGGCGGGTGTTCGACAGGATCCTGGTGGATGCGCCGTGTTCGGGGACGGGGACGCTGGCGCGGAATCCGGAGATCCGGTGGCGGCTGGCTCCGGAAGAGATCACGCGCCAGGCGGAGCGGCAGATCCGTATCCTGCGCAATGCATTAGCGTGCCTGCGTCCGGGTGGGCGCCTGGTCTACTCCACCTGTTCACTGGAACCGGAAGAAAACAAAGAAGTGGTTAACCGGGTGGCGGCGGCGCGCGTCCAACGCGTGGTACAGAGACTGCCGGGGCGGGATCCGGGTGACGGATTCTTCGCCGCAGTCCTGGTACAGCCGGAGTAG
- a CDS encoding ATP-binding protein, which translates to MELQKVILRKVGEAITRFKMIREGDRVAVGFSGGKDSLTLLEALLLLRDRAPINFSVCAFTIDQGKFLKPIEPFREYLTSRGVDWTLRVDGPSVRLITEQPEHGCDVCSRFRRRAVYQIGRELDANVIAFGHTADDFCESFLRNAMFTGRISALPPVTYSSKKDFRLIRPLLYVTEDLTRAFAGETGAPVIPCGCSLKTGTVRRSIRDIFADLEKDYPHLKHTLLSAMGNINPSRLLDLRYLDLDNATDEAESSLLPVLQDEVFTKS; encoded by the coding sequence TTGGAACTCCAGAAAGTCATCCTCCGCAAAGTCGGCGAAGCCATCACCCGGTTCAAGATGATCCGGGAAGGCGACCGCGTGGCCGTCGGCTTCTCCGGCGGCAAAGACTCCCTCACCCTGCTCGAAGCGTTGTTGCTCCTGCGCGACCGCGCTCCCATCAATTTCTCCGTCTGCGCGTTTACCATCGACCAGGGTAAGTTCCTCAAACCCATCGAGCCCTTTCGCGAGTACCTCACCAGCCGCGGCGTCGACTGGACCCTGCGCGTCGACGGCCCCTCCGTGCGCCTGATCACTGAACAGCCCGAGCATGGCTGTGACGTCTGCAGCCGCTTCCGCCGCCGCGCCGTTTACCAGATCGGCCGCGAACTCGACGCCAACGTCATCGCCTTCGGCCACACCGCCGACGATTTCTGCGAATCGTTCCTGCGTAACGCCATGTTCACCGGCCGCATCAGTGCCCTGCCCCCCGTAACTTACTCCAGCAAAAAGGACTTCCGGCTCATCCGCCCGCTCCTCTACGTCACTGAGGACCTCACCCGCGCCTTTGCCGGTGAAACAGGAGCCCCGGTCATTCCCTGCGGCTGTTCGCTGAAAACAGGCACCGTCCGGCGCTCGATTCGTGATATCTTTGCGGACCTGGAGAAAGACTACCCGCACTTAAAGCACACTCTTCTTTCCGCCATGGGAAACATCAATCCCAGCCGTCTGTTAGACCTCCGTTACCTGGACCTGGACAACGCCACCGACGAGGCCGAATCCAGCCTCCTGCCGGTGCTGCAGGACGAAGTATTCACCAAATCGTAA
- a CDS encoding DUF47 domain-containing protein, whose translation MRLLPREEKFFHYFVEQARLIAQASQVLRQAAEKGPSALREAEVAIARLEQKGDEIIHEIFTRLNQTFITPLDPEDIHSLGSHMDDVLDGIEDSVHRLVAYKIDPIPQPMIEVCRVIEGCALMLEKAFEALNAEKPLLDHCIEINRLEDTADHIVRAAIADLFDKEKDPFSLIKQKEIYEFLEMTTDYCEDVADALQNVIVKNG comes from the coding sequence ATGAGGCTTCTTCCTCGCGAAGAAAAATTCTTCCACTACTTTGTTGAACAGGCACGGCTGATCGCACAGGCATCCCAGGTGCTTCGCCAAGCCGCGGAAAAGGGCCCCAGCGCGCTGCGCGAGGCCGAAGTCGCTATTGCTCGCCTGGAACAGAAGGGCGATGAAATCATCCACGAGATCTTCACCCGCCTGAACCAGACGTTCATCACCCCCCTGGATCCCGAGGATATCCACTCCCTCGGCTCCCACATGGACGACGTGCTGGACGGTATCGAAGACTCGGTGCACCGCCTGGTCGCCTACAAGATCGATCCCATCCCGCAGCCCATGATCGAGGTCTGCCGCGTCATCGAGGGCTGCGCCCTCATGCTCGAGAAAGCCTTCGAGGCGCTCAACGCCGAGAAGCCCCTGCTCGACCACTGCATTGAGATCAACAGGCTGGAGGATACCGCGGACCACATCGTGCGCGCCGCCATCGCCGACCTGTTCGATAAGGAGAAGGACCCCTTCTCCCTCATCAAGCAGAAAGAGATTTACGAGTTCCTCGAAATGACCACCGACTACTGCGAAGACGTCGCCGACGCCCTGCAGAACGTCATCGTCAAGAACGGGTAG
- a CDS encoding inorganic phosphate transporter gives MAIDSTLILVTLIVVVALVFDYINGFHDAANSVATVVATRVLTPFQAVLWAAFFNFTAAIPLLFWDEAGVAKTVGQGMVKMEVVSEYVLLAGLIGAIFWNLFTWYYGIPSSSSHALIGGYAGAAMVKVGLTQGFGHCMEAIVVSGWITTMTFIVVAPLLGLVLGYALMVAIYWMFRHSSPKKMDRWFRRLQLVSSGLFSYSHGSNDAQKTIGIITGVLLTAGYIKTFHVQWWVVLAAFSAIALGTMSGGWRIVHTMGGKLTRLKPRGGFCAETAGAIAILFPTYLKIPVSTTHVITGAIAGVGSIQRMKAVRWGLAKNILWAWILTLPLSAAVGGLAFAFIHMVSGKQ, from the coding sequence GTGGCGATCGACTCAACTTTGATTCTGGTGACGCTGATCGTGGTGGTCGCCTTGGTGTTCGACTACATCAACGGCTTCCACGATGCCGCCAATTCCGTGGCCACCGTCGTGGCCACCCGCGTTCTTACACCTTTTCAGGCCGTCCTTTGGGCGGCCTTTTTTAATTTCACGGCCGCCATCCCGCTGCTCTTCTGGGACGAAGCCGGCGTCGCCAAAACCGTCGGCCAGGGCATGGTCAAGATGGAAGTCGTCTCCGAGTACGTCCTGCTCGCGGGCCTCATCGGCGCCATCTTCTGGAACCTCTTCACCTGGTACTATGGCATCCCCTCCAGCTCGTCGCACGCCCTCATCGGCGGCTACGCGGGCGCGGCCATGGTGAAGGTTGGACTCACGCAAGGCTTCGGCCACTGCATGGAAGCCATCGTGGTCTCCGGCTGGATCACGACCATGACGTTCATCGTCGTGGCTCCGCTGCTGGGCCTCGTCCTGGGGTACGCCCTCATGGTGGCGATCTACTGGATGTTCCGGCACTCCTCGCCCAAAAAGATGGACCGCTGGTTCCGCCGTCTGCAGTTGGTCTCCTCGGGCCTGTTCAGCTACTCCCACGGCTCCAACGACGCCCAGAAGACCATCGGCATCATCACGGGCGTGCTGCTCACCGCCGGCTACATCAAGACCTTCCACGTGCAGTGGTGGGTCGTCCTCGCCGCCTTCTCGGCCATCGCCCTGGGCACCATGAGCGGCGGCTGGCGCATCGTCCACACCATGGGCGGCAAACTCACCCGCCTGAAGCCCCGTGGCGGCTTCTGCGCGGAAACCGCCGGCGCCATCGCAATCCTGTTCCCCACTTACCTCAAGATCCCGGTGTCCACGACACACGTGATCACGGGCGCCATCGCCGGAGTCGGCTCCATCCAGCGCATGAAAGCGGTGCGCTGGGGCCTGGCCAAGAATATCCTCTGGGCCTGGATCCTCACGCTCCCGCTCTCCGCCGCTGTCGGTGGACTGGCCTTCGCCTTCATCCACATGGTGTCGGGCAAACAGTAA
- the purE gene encoding 5-(carboxyamino)imidazole ribonucleotide mutase — protein MGSKSDWETMKHACDTLAQFGIAHDKRVCSAHRTPEAATEFARTAKERGVKIIIAAAGGAAHLAGVVAAHTPLPVLGVPMKGWALDGLDSLLSTVQMPGGIPVATFAIGKAGAINAALFAVATLGLADAGLAAKLDEFRASQTEKILAETLP, from the coding sequence ATGGGCAGTAAGTCCGACTGGGAGACGATGAAGCACGCCTGCGATACGCTGGCGCAGTTTGGGATCGCGCACGATAAGCGGGTCTGTTCGGCGCACCGGACTCCGGAGGCGGCGACCGAGTTTGCACGCACCGCGAAGGAACGCGGCGTGAAGATTATTATCGCGGCGGCGGGCGGAGCGGCCCACCTGGCGGGCGTCGTGGCGGCGCACACTCCTCTGCCGGTGCTGGGCGTTCCGATGAAGGGCTGGGCTTTGGACGGCCTGGATTCGCTGCTGTCCACTGTGCAGATGCCGGGCGGTATTCCCGTGGCGACGTTTGCGATCGGCAAGGCCGGGGCGATCAATGCGGCGCTGTTTGCTGTGGCGACGCTGGGGCTGGCCGATGCCGGACTGGCGGCGAAGCTGGATGAGTTCCGGGCGTCGCAGACGGAGAAGATTCTGGCGGAGACGCTGCCGTAA
- a CDS encoding ExbD/TolR family protein, which produces MAFTNSSARGAELNVTPLIDILLVLLIIFMVITPPKTLGLSAALPQPGGDPPTNSPADRSVVIQLDGDSNLRINTEPIRLPDLGARLLDIFKTRAERVVFVQARADTEFQYVAQVVDIAKGASIDHVGLLTARLDDGR; this is translated from the coding sequence ATGGCCTTCACCAACAGCAGTGCCCGCGGAGCTGAACTGAATGTCACGCCCCTCATCGACATCCTGCTCGTGCTCCTGATCATCTTCATGGTGATCACACCGCCCAAAACCCTGGGCCTCTCCGCCGCCCTGCCGCAGCCCGGTGGCGACCCGCCCACCAACAGCCCGGCCGACCGCTCCGTCGTCATCCAGCTCGATGGCGATTCCAACCTGCGCATCAACACCGAACCCATCCGCCTACCCGACCTCGGAGCCCGCCTCCTCGACATCTTCAAGACCCGAGCCGAGCGTGTCGTCTTCGTCCAGGCCAGAGCCGACACCGAGTTCCAGTACGTCGCCCAGGTCGTGGACATCGCCAAAGGCGCCTCCATCGACCATGTCGGCCTGCTCACGGCCCGCCTCGACGACGGACGCTGA